In a genomic window of Wyeomyia smithii strain HCP4-BCI-WySm-NY-G18 chromosome 1, ASM2978416v1, whole genome shotgun sequence:
- the LOC129717227 gene encoding uncharacterized protein LOC129717227 yields the protein MDVATFGSSCSPCSLQYIKNLNANEHAQTHPVAAAAVVANHYVDDYLDSTDTVDEAIQLVSDVKTVHANGGFEIRHWLSSSPEVLERVGGENSDKMKPFVLDKTNAIERVLGMVWLPQEDVFSFSIELRDGLAQLLLGERIPTKREVLSLVMSVFDPLGLVAVFLIHVKVMLQDIWRAGADWDDRISAQLLPRWKQWILLLQDLRSIKVQRCYFPGYRPSTYDTLELHVFVDASETSYAAAAYFRVIDGDEVRCTLVQAKTKVAPLKPLSIPRLELQAAVIGTRLMKSIVSSHTLQIKRKVMWSDSNTVLAWLAADPRKRTQFVAFRIGEILENTELGEWKWVQSKWNVADEATKWGKGPCLNIDSRWFKGPEFLYKGEECWPRNKMNVPDTTELRPIYVHPHVVAKPVVEFSCFQSGSGYCALFYSTMPIP from the coding sequence ATGGATGTGGCCACATTTGGATCTTCATGCTCACCTTGTTCCCTCCAATATATCAAGAATCTAAATGCCAACGAACACGCCCAAACTCATCCTGTAGCGGCAGCCGCGGTGGTAGCGAACCATTACGTCGACGACTATCTCGACAGCACAGACACGGTTGATGAAGCAATACAACTAGTCTCAGATGTAAAAACTGTCCATGCTAATGGTGGATTTGAAATTAGACACTGGCTGTCCAGTTCTCCAGAAGTCCTCGAGCGAGTGGGGGGAGAGAATTCAGATAAAATGAAACCCTTCGTACTAGATAAAACCAACGCTATTGAACGGGTTTTAGGCATGGTCTGGCTGCCTCAAGAAGACGTATTTTCCTTTTCTATCGAGCTGCGAGATGGACTAGCACAACTATTACTAGGTGAGAGAATCCCTACGAAAAGAGAAGTCCTGAGCCTCGTCATGAGCGTGTTCGATCCGTTGGGGCTAGTGGCAGTTTTCCTAATCCACGTCAAAGTAATGCTGCAGGATATATGGAGGGCTGGAGCCGATTGGGACGATCGTATATCAGCGCAATTACTACCACGATGGAAACAATGGATTTTGCTGTTACAGGATCTGCGAAGCATCAAAGTGCAAAGGTGTTATTTTCCGGGATACCGCCCCAGTACGTATGATACGTTAGAACTTCACGTGTTTGTAGACGCCAGTGAGACATCATATGCTGCAGCAGCTTATTTTCGCGTGATTGATGGTGATGAAGTTCGGTGTACCCTGGTACAAGCAAAAACTAAAGTCGCACCACTAAAACCGCTGTCTATTCCACGCTTGGAATTACAAGCTGCGGTTATTGGCACTAGGTTGATGAAATCTATCGTGTCGAGCCATACGCTACAGATCAAACGTAAAGTAATGTGGAGTGACTCGAACACCGTCTTGGCTTGGTTGGCGGCAGATCCCCGAAAAAGGACGCAGTTTGTGGCCTTCCGAATCGGAGAAATTCTAGAAAATACAGAACTCGGTGAATGGAAATGGGTGCAGTCGAAATGGAATGTAGCGGATGAGGCCACCAAATGGGGCAAAGGACCTTGTCTGAACATTGATAGTCGGTGGTTTAAGGGCCCAGAATTCCTGTACAAAGGTGAAGAATGCTGGCCCAGAAATAAAATGAACGTTCCAGACACTACTGAGCTACGACCAATTTACGTTCATCCGCATGTTGTTGCGAAACCAGTTGtggaattttcatgttttcaaaGTGGGAGCGGTTATTGCGCGCTGTTTTATTCAACGATGCCGATACCCTAG